The Erythrobacter sp. Alg231-14 genome has a segment encoding these proteins:
- a CDS encoding glucokinase, translating to MVGPEITTRDIVAVDIGGTHARFAIASIKNDGTVGLSEPVTLKTEAFASFETAWGAFRAQMGGDLPRDVAMAVAGRVNPDIIRFTNNPWIIRPPLIEEKLGCNRHLIVNDFEAVAHAAARASSDEFVHLTGPDQDLPDTGTISVVGPGTGLGVAYFWRKAGDDYRVQATEGGHGDFAPLDAIEDAILARLRKQLTRVSNERVVSGPAIVDIYHALAALEGRAVHELDDVAVWSAGVSGGENGRDSLASAAVDRFCLALGSVAGDIALTQGANGVVIAGGLGYRIRDTLLSSGFAERFKAKGRFASLMATMPVKLISHPQPGLFGAAAAFSQKYFEDL from the coding sequence ATGGTTGGCCCAGAGATTACAACGCGAGACATCGTCGCGGTTGATATTGGCGGCACCCATGCAAGGTTCGCAATTGCCTCCATCAAGAACGACGGAACCGTTGGGCTAAGTGAACCGGTCACATTGAAAACCGAAGCGTTCGCCAGTTTTGAAACAGCTTGGGGCGCCTTTCGCGCGCAGATGGGTGGAGATCTACCTCGCGACGTTGCAATGGCCGTTGCCGGGAGAGTGAACCCCGACATCATCCGGTTTACCAACAATCCATGGATCATTCGACCGCCCTTGATCGAAGAAAAACTGGGTTGCAATCGCCATCTTATCGTCAATGATTTCGAGGCGGTCGCGCATGCCGCCGCGCGCGCATCATCGGATGAATTTGTCCACCTAACCGGACCCGATCAAGACTTACCCGATACCGGCACAATCTCGGTTGTTGGCCCAGGCACTGGGTTGGGGGTTGCGTATTTCTGGCGCAAAGCGGGCGACGACTATCGCGTTCAAGCGACAGAAGGCGGGCATGGCGATTTCGCGCCGCTTGATGCGATTGAAGACGCGATTTTAGCGCGGCTGCGCAAACAATTAACCCGTGTGTCCAACGAACGCGTGGTGTCGGGCCCGGCGATTGTCGATATCTACCACGCGCTTGCCGCGCTTGAGGGGCGCGCTGTCCATGAATTGGACGACGTTGCCGTGTGGAGCGCGGGGGTATCCGGCGGCGAAAATGGCAGAGACAGCCTAGCATCTGCCGCGGTGGACCGGTTTTGTTTGGCGTTGGGCTCCGTTGCGGGCGATATCGCGTTGACCCAAGGCGCGAATGGCGTAGTGATCGCGGGCGGGCTCGGTTACCGGATCCGCGACACTTTGCTATCATCCGGCTTTGCCGAACGATTTAAGGCGAAAGGGCGGTTCGCATCCCTCATGGCGACCATGCCCGTTAAACTTATAAGCCATCCGCAACCCGGCCTTTTCGGGGCGGCGGCGGCGTTCAGCCAAAAGTATTTTGAGGACCTATGA